ATAAATGCAAATTTTTGTATTAAAATAATAAAATATGAAAAAAACTATAAAAAAACTATAAAAAAACTATACTGAATAATACAAAAAAAAACATAAAAGAGAGTTATATGAAACATATCGGTGAAAATATCAAACATATTCGTAAATCAGCAGGAATAAGCCAACAAGATTTAGCAGATATGAGCGGAATATCAAAAGGGCAAATATCAAAATTAGAAAGCGGTGAACAAAATAACCCACAAATAAATACAGTAGTTTCAATAGCTGCTAATTTAGGAGTTGCAATAGAAGAAATTATCTATGGTGAAAAAACCGAAAGTTTCTCATATTTAGAAAAAGCATTAAAAGAATTACCTGAAGAAGATCAATACGCTATAAAACAGCTAATAAAAACTTGGTTAATAATGCGAAAATCTGAAAAGATAGAATTTTAGAATTGTTTAAAAAAAAAAGCTATTTTGTCTCAAAATGAGACAAGAGTCCACTATTACTATTAGAGTCCACTATTAAAGATAGTGGACGGAGCAAATTCAACTTAATTCTATAATTCAAACATTTTTTAAGATTATATATCGGAATTTGGTCTAATAGGGGGTGAGTATTTTCTTGTTTTCTGAAAAACATTTTTACGCACAACTAATTCATTTTTTCAAATAAATATCCAAGCTACGCTTACGCTATATCAAGGGGCAAGCCCCTTAATAATCCCCTTTATCATCAAAAATAAGTCATTTTTATACCGCTTTTGGCGTGCTGCGGCAAATCCGCTGCACGCTTAAAGCGGTATTTTTAACTATATTATTTATAAATATGGTTATATTTGGAAGGGAAAGAACATCGCATAATGCAGATTATGTATAAATTTTCGCACTATTAAAAAATGGTATAGCACTCAAATTCAACATAATCTTGATATACATTATGCGAAGTTAAGGTT
This DNA window, taken from Pasteurella skyensis, encodes the following:
- a CDS encoding helix-turn-helix domain-containing protein, whose product is MKHIGENIKHIRKSAGISQQDLADMSGISKGQISKLESGEQNNPQINTVVSIAANLGVAIEEIIYGEKTESFSYLEKALKELPEEDQYAIKQLIKTWLIMRKSEKIEF